The proteins below are encoded in one region of Streptomyces marianii:
- a CDS encoding cation-translocating P-type ATPase: protein MTSHPTRIMPPDDTRPTGLTDEEAARRLREYGRNEVATRPRLPLYVRVLGQLRDPLIMVLLGAIVLTVAIGDHADSVVIALVVVVNTTVGVVQEIRADNAVAALSALSAPAARVLREGADREVPATDVVPGDVLLLGEGDIVAADARLLRSSSLLVDESMLTGESVPVDKDVRSRKPGASVLGAGTVAVRGRAVAEVVATGEGSALGRIASLLEGRTGPTPLQRRLAALGRVLALVAVALCMLVFALGLLRGLPPATMAVTAISLAVAAVPESLPAVVTLALALGARRMAARHAVVRRLPAVETLGSVTVLATDKTGTLTEGRMVVEQVWTPRGRVAFTGVGYEPRGEARIGGRTATAAELGPVRELLTVAALCNDAALRPPGGAGGSGDRWTAVGDPTEAALLTAAVKAGCEERRLLRERFPRTDEAPFDSLRKRMTTVHRAPSGRSLVCLKGAPEAVLDPTVLDEGPEPVAEARREAARLASRGFRVLAVASRTCSGRPPRASEAEHGLRLLGLAAISDPPKPAATATLAACRAAGIVPVLVTGDHPATARALAARVGLVGPEDTEGAVATGADLAAGRIGDPTAVTVFARTDPQQKLDIVEAWHARGHVTAMTGDGVNDGPALHAADIGVAMGRRGTEVARQSADLVLTDDELTTVVAAVEEGRRVYDNIRRFLVYALAGGTAEILVMLVGPLLGLALPLRAGQILWINLLTHGLTGVAVGAEPVSPQAMHRPPRPPHQHVMGHGLWQRVLFLGAVVTAVCLVAGLVARAAGSPWQTVLFLSLLAAQLGVVLALRGRLFTRENLFLPLSVLASAALGVAAVYVPFLRSVLETRPLDAAEVGLACAAGLLGFAAARLSRQAWVARLTGHATGDGRPHRAPRP from the coding sequence CGCGCCGACTGCGCGAGTACGGGCGGAACGAGGTGGCCACGCGTCCGAGACTGCCCCTGTACGTTCGCGTGCTGGGCCAGCTCCGCGATCCGCTGATCATGGTTCTGCTCGGCGCGATCGTGCTGACCGTCGCGATCGGGGACCATGCCGACTCCGTGGTGATCGCCCTGGTCGTCGTCGTCAACACCACCGTGGGGGTCGTGCAGGAGATCAGGGCCGACAACGCCGTCGCGGCGCTCTCGGCGCTGTCCGCACCGGCCGCACGCGTGCTGCGCGAGGGAGCCGACCGGGAGGTGCCGGCCACGGACGTCGTGCCGGGGGACGTGCTGCTGCTCGGCGAGGGCGACATCGTGGCTGCCGACGCGCGTCTGCTCCGGTCGTCGTCACTGCTGGTGGACGAGTCCATGCTGACCGGGGAGTCCGTTCCGGTCGACAAGGACGTCCGCTCCCGGAAACCGGGCGCCTCCGTCCTCGGCGCCGGGACCGTCGCCGTCAGGGGCAGGGCCGTGGCCGAGGTCGTCGCCACGGGCGAGGGCAGCGCACTCGGCCGGATCGCGTCCCTCCTGGAGGGCCGGACCGGGCCCACTCCTCTGCAGCGCCGGCTCGCGGCACTCGGCCGGGTGCTGGCTCTCGTCGCGGTGGCCCTGTGCATGCTGGTCTTCGCCCTCGGGCTGCTCCGGGGTCTCCCGCCGGCCACGATGGCCGTGACGGCGATCAGTCTCGCCGTCGCCGCCGTACCGGAGTCGCTGCCGGCCGTCGTGACACTCGCGCTCGCGCTGGGCGCGCGCCGGATGGCGGCGCGGCATGCGGTGGTGCGCCGGCTGCCCGCCGTCGAGACGCTCGGTTCCGTGACCGTGCTGGCCACCGACAAGACCGGGACGCTCACCGAGGGCCGGATGGTGGTGGAGCAGGTCTGGACTCCCCGTGGGCGGGTGGCGTTCACCGGGGTCGGGTACGAGCCGAGGGGCGAGGCGCGCATCGGCGGAAGAACGGCGACCGCCGCGGAACTCGGGCCCGTTCGTGAGCTGCTGACGGTCGCGGCGCTGTGCAACGACGCCGCCCTCCGGCCGCCCGGCGGCGCGGGAGGGTCCGGCGACCGCTGGACCGCGGTCGGGGACCCGACCGAAGCAGCGCTGCTGACCGCGGCCGTGAAGGCGGGATGTGAGGAGCGGCGCCTCCTGCGGGAGAGGTTCCCGAGGACCGACGAGGCACCGTTCGACAGTCTCAGGAAACGGATGACCACCGTGCACAGGGCACCTTCCGGGCGGTCACTCGTCTGCCTCAAGGGCGCGCCGGAGGCGGTTCTCGATCCCACCGTGCTGGACGAGGGCCCGGAGCCGGTCGCCGAAGCGCGGCGGGAGGCGGCGCGCCTGGCGTCCCGTGGCTTCCGCGTCCTCGCCGTGGCCTCGAGGACGTGCTCCGGGCGGCCGCCGAGGGCCTCGGAAGCGGAGCACGGCCTGCGGCTCCTCGGCCTGGCCGCCATCAGCGACCCCCCGAAGCCGGCCGCGACCGCGACCCTCGCGGCCTGCCGCGCCGCCGGGATCGTCCCCGTCCTGGTCACCGGCGACCATCCGGCGACCGCCCGTGCGCTGGCCGCACGCGTCGGACTCGTGGGCCCGGAGGACACCGAGGGGGCCGTCGCCACGGGAGCGGACCTGGCGGCCGGCCGCATCGGCGATCCGACCGCGGTGACGGTCTTCGCCCGTACGGACCCGCAGCAGAAGCTGGACATCGTCGAGGCGTGGCACGCCCGTGGCCACGTGACGGCCATGACCGGCGACGGCGTCAACGACGGCCCCGCTCTGCACGCCGCGGACATCGGCGTGGCCATGGGCCGCAGAGGCACCGAGGTCGCGCGCCAGTCGGCCGACCTGGTACTCACCGATGACGAACTCACCACCGTGGTGGCCGCTGTCGAGGAGGGACGGCGGGTGTACGACAACATCCGCAGGTTCCTCGTCTACGCACTCGCCGGCGGCACGGCCGAGATCCTGGTGATGCTCGTCGGGCCCCTGCTGGGGCTGGCCCTGCCGCTTCGGGCCGGCCAGATCCTGTGGATCAATCTCCTGACCCACGGCCTGACCGGCGTCGCGGTCGGAGCGGAGCCCGTGTCCCCACAGGCGATGCACCGGCCGCCCCGTCCTCCGCACCAGCATGTGATGGGGCACGGTCTGTGGCAACGCGTGCTCTTCCTCGGCGCCGTGGTGACCGCGGTCTGTCTGGTCGCCGGGCTCGTCGCGCGTGCCGCCGGCTCCCCCTGGCAGACCGTGCTCTTCCTCTCCCTGCTGGCGGCCCAGCTGGGGGTCGTACTGGCGCTGCGCGGCCGCCTGTTCACGCGCGAGAACCTGTTCCTCCCGCTGTCGGTACTGGCGTCGGCGGCCCTGGGCGTGGCCGCGGTGTACGTGCCCTTCCTGCGGTCGGTCCTGGAGACGCGCCCTCTGGACGCGGCGGAGGTGGGACTCGCGTGCGCTGCGGGTCTGCTCGGCTTCGCCGCGGCACGCTTGAGCCGGCAGGCGTGGGTCGCGCGGCTCACCGGGCACGCGACCGGGGACGGACGTCCGCACCGCGCGCCCCGGCCGTGA
- a CDS encoding CBS domain-containing protein, translated as MTDSPRTVSDVMTHTAVAVGRHAAYKEIIELMDQWKISALPVVEGDGRVIGVVSEADLLPKEEFRTDAPTLGEGARPDLWKAGAVTAGELMSSPAVTVHPGATVAEAARIMARRRVKRLPVVDRVGMLEGVVSRSDLLKVFLRTDEDLAEDVRRHVLADLPAAAGVEVSVADGVVMLSGELRDRRLVPLLARAVRAVEGVVDIRVDLTGSAARPAQRGGED; from the coding sequence AGCGACGTCATGACCCACACCGCGGTCGCGGTGGGGCGTCATGCCGCGTACAAGGAGATCATCGAGCTGATGGACCAGTGGAAGATCAGTGCCCTGCCGGTCGTCGAGGGTGACGGGAGGGTCATCGGCGTGGTGTCCGAAGCCGACCTCCTGCCGAAGGAGGAGTTCCGTACCGATGCCCCCACGCTCGGCGAAGGGGCCCGGCCGGACCTGTGGAAGGCGGGTGCGGTGACCGCCGGCGAGCTCATGTCGAGCCCCGCGGTCACCGTCCACCCGGGGGCGACCGTCGCGGAGGCCGCGCGGATCATGGCACGGCGCCGGGTGAAGCGGCTGCCGGTGGTCGACCGGGTCGGCATGCTGGAGGGCGTGGTCAGCCGCAGCGACCTGCTGAAGGTGTTCCTGCGCACGGACGAGGACCTCGCCGAGGACGTCCGTCGCCACGTCCTCGCGGACCTGCCGGCCGCTGCCGGGGTGGAGGTGTCCGTCGCGGACGGAGTGGTCATGCTCAGCGGGGAACTCCGGGACCGCCGACTGGTTCCGCTGCTGGCCAGGGCCGTCCGCGCGGTCGAAGGCGTGGTGGACATCCGCGTGGACCTGACCGGGAGCGCCGCCCGTCCCGCTCAACGAGGTGGGGAGGACTGA